One genomic segment of Macrobrachium rosenbergii isolate ZJJX-2024 chromosome 40, ASM4041242v1, whole genome shotgun sequence includes these proteins:
- the LOC136826014 gene encoding uncharacterized protein, protein MALDSTDCPEESGVRKDEAEISDCEDDHSCSEEDRDSDSEQDISDTEDDNNSEIEEEIVHLNAIRKLEDVIKENENVVSLEKESLQKDLMITELKKKVEGLTEGRLKTEQNMRHLERLNQEKDRKIYSLSEEMENLRNEMTEKAKVTEAQIREKEETDQALIILENTVVVLELEKETLHRDLQQREDSETEMRAKINKLNEDLEGIRKENVRKQNRIESLQKENQHKTLMISGLEDKLKDLTIEKQEAQQNLEHLHRCKKEIADKKEELENLKEQILQRDGKILRLEDDCNQKQEKIIGLLKESKTDVAEKSKNRKANEMARRTVQLEFELAEAKDELETMEFEKLEATLELERLQEETLAKDTKIRSLEAKVEILKAEKEMSRSEKNIIKTVQQEQPTSNMKAEKEKVLNKTRCLREPKINCKVLYQQMDSIEEGLRQIVALQRPSTGTRTRSKDPAKTPSDNKPSTERKYTRR, encoded by the coding sequence ATGGCTTTGGACAGCACTGACTGTCCAGAGGAATCTGGAGTTCGAAAGGACGAAGCCGAAATTTCTGATTGTGAAGACGACCATTCATGTAGTGAAGAAGACCGTGATTCAGATAGTGAACAAGATATTTCTGATACAGAAGACGACAATAATtcagaaattgaagaagaaataGTGCATTTAAATGCCATTCGAAAGCTCGAGGACGtcattaaggaaaatgaaaacgttGTAAGCCTTGAGAAAGAGAGTTTGCAGAAGGATCTGATGATAACTGAACTGAAAAAGAAAGTCGAGGGGCTTACCGAAGGAAGACTGAAGACGGAACAGAACATGAGACACTTGGAACGCCTCAATCaagaaaaggacagaaaaatCTATTCACTGTCCGAAGAAATGGAAAATCTTCGAAACGAAATGACGGAAAAGGCGAAAGTCACGGAAGCGCAAataagggagaaggaggagacggATCAAGCTCTGATTATTTTGGAAAACACCGTCGTAGTTCTCGAGTTGGAAAAGGAAACTTTGCACCGAGACCTACAGCAAAGGGAAGACAGCGAGACGGAAATGCGAGCCAAAATAAACAAGCTAAATGAGGACCTGGAAGGAATTCGAAAAGAGAATGTAAGGAAGCAGAATCGTATTGAAAGTCTGCAGAAGGAAAACCAGCATAAGACCTTGATGATCAGCGGCTTAGAAGACAAGTTAAAAGACCTTACGATCGAGAAACAGGAGGCCCAACAAAATTTGGAACACCTCCACCGATGTAAAAAAGAAATTGCTGACAAAAAGGAAGAGCTTGAAAACCTCAAAGAACAAATCTTGCAGAGAGACGGAAAGATCCTCAGACTGGAAGATGACTGCAACCAGAAACAAGAGAAGATCATCGGTTTGTTAAAAGAATCTAAAACTGATGTAGCCGAAAAATCGAAAAATCGAAAGGCGAATGAAATGGCCAGGAGGACAGTTCAACTTGAGTTCGAGCTGGCCGAGGCAAAAGACGAATTAGAGACGATGGAATTTGAAAAGCTGGAGGCAACCTTGGAACTCGAAAGGCTCCAAGAAGAGACCTTGGCCAAGGACACGAAAATCAGATCCTTGGAAGCGAAAGTTGAAATTCTCAAAGCAGAAAAGGAAATGTCTAGAAGCGAGAAGAATATAATTAAAACGGTGCAGCAAGAACAACCTACATCAAACATGAAAGCTGAAAAGGAAAAGGTTTTGAATAAAACTCGATGCCTGAGGGAGCCCAAGATTAACTGCAAGGTTCTCTACCAGCAAATGGACAGCATCGAGGAAGGACTTCGCCAAATCGTGGCACTGCAACGTCCTTCAACTGGCACCAGGACACGCTCAAAAGACCCAGCTAAAACTCCATCAGACAACAAGCCCTCAACAGAAAGGAAGTACACCAGAAGATGA